A stretch of Malus sylvestris chromosome 11, drMalSylv7.2, whole genome shotgun sequence DNA encodes these proteins:
- the LOC126590702 gene encoding chitinase 2-like, protein MLAMAVLKLKLVITLFFLQALLTSHIQAGPGNSDLFREYIGAEFDNVKFSDVPINPNVEFHFILSFAIDYDPSGSSPTNGKFNVFWDSDNLSPSQVSSIKNQHSNVKVALSLGGDSVNSGSAYFNPSSIDSWVSNAVSSLTSIIQQYNLDGIDIDYEHFQADPDTFSECIGRLITTLKNNGVISFASIAPFDDDEVQSHYLALWKSYGHLIDYVNFQFYAYDQSTTVSQFINYFNTQSSNYNGGQVLASFISDGSGGLSPENGFFKACQRLRSEGKLGGIFVWSADDSKKLGFRYEKQSEALLANN, encoded by the coding sequence ATGTTAGCAATGGCAGTTCTAAAGCTTAAGCTTGTTATCacccttttctttcttcaagcCCTCCTCACATCCCATATCCAAGCCGGCCCGGGAAACTCTGATCTCTTTCGCGAATACATAGGAGCCGAATTCGACAACGTCAAGTTTTCGGATGTCCCCATAAACCCTAATGTAGAATTCCACTTCATTCTCTCCTTTGCCATAGACTACGACCCCTCAGGCTCCTCTCCCACCAACGGAAAATTCAATGTCTTTTGGGACTCTGACAACCTCAGCCCTTCCCAAGTTTCCTCCATCAAAAACCAACATTCTAATGTCAAAGTTGCCTTGAGCTTAGGAGGAGATAGTGTCAATAGTGGCTCTGCCTACTTCAACCCTTCCTCGATTGATTCGTGGGTTTCGAATGCTGTTTCTTCACTCACAAGCATCATCCAGCAGTACAACTTGGACGGAATCGACATTGATTATGAGCACTTTCAAGCAGACCCCGATACATTTTCCGAGTGCATTGGAAGGCTTATAACAACCCTAAAGAACAATGGAGTGATCTCATTTGCTTCTATTGCTCCATTTGACGACGATGAAGTTCAGAGCCACTACTTGGCCTTGTGGAAGAGCTATGGCCATTTGATTGACTACGTCAATTTCCAATTTTATGCCTACGATCAGAGCACCACGGTGTCTCAGTTCATCAACTATTTCAACACTCAGAGCTCCAATTACAATGGCGGACAGGTCTTGGCAAGCTTTATCAGTGATGGGAGTGGCGGATTGTCGCCGGAGAACGGGTTTTTTAAAGCCTGCCAGAGGCTCAGAAGTGAGGGAAAACTCGGTGGAATCTTTGTTTGGTCAGCTGATGATTCCAAGAAACTTGGTTTCCGCTACGAAAAGCAATCGGAAGCTCTCTTGGCCAATAATTAG
- the LOC126589782 gene encoding uncharacterized protein LOC126589782 produces MYDGPYYLADGIYPRWSTFVKTVPRPRSAKEKHFARCQEGCRKDVERCFGILQARWAIIRGAARLFDVESLRSIMMTCIILHNMIVEDEYDYEAVDEYEPDTMNNSRTRIYCAHDATDEPVQHEPLERDGRYNERIIQRYTALQRSNMHNARQLDLIEHQWELRGADDT; encoded by the coding sequence ATGtacgacgggccatactacctagctgatggcatttacccaaggtggtcaacatttgtcaaaacagtgccacgtccgcgcagtgcaaaggaaaaacactttgcaagatgtcaagaagggtgcaggaaggatgtggagcgttgtttcggtatcctccaagctcgctgggcgatcatcaggggtgctgccagattgtttgatgtagagtcgcttcgatccatcatgatgacgtgcatcattcttcacaacatgattgtggaagatgagtacgattatgaagccgttgatgaatatgagccagacacgatgaacaattcaagaacacgtatatattgtgctcatgacgccaccgatgagcccgtgcaacatgagccattagaaagggatggacgttacaatgaaaggatcatccaacgatatactgcacttcaaaggtcaaatatgcacaatgcccgccaacttgacttgatagagcaccagtgggaatTGAGGGGTGCTGACGATACTTAA
- the LOC126589781 gene encoding uncharacterized protein LOC126589781, whose translation MTTQPGTNWTLLEDVALCTSWVQVTHDSITGNEMQLREMWSLIHTNYLEKMGGQRTKESMSSRWKLLSQSFSTWRDALAQASGNLRSGENLTDQELQAQAWYGAKTKSKNKTFTRFECWNIVKDCPKFRVVHVGPEVFMNSTPLHSTPEHASHDHDEDDEEVPETPPVEQASGSTRYPIRPQGKKASKRKGNASKNDYAKYMEDLARQGELNLAREMAKFEADKAREDAKAAAFERKFEADERERELLRQEREHRREERMAERDRDIMKEPLEGKSPDSKYFWKSEKADVLRRRRAREARARGDGPSTTREDYPSMTREDHPSTTNWLGDGYHPFTNP comes from the exons atgactactcaaccaggtacgaattggacgcttcttgaagatgttgcgttgtgtactagttgggttcaagttactcatgattcgattacgggtaatgagatgcagttgcgagaaatgtggagtcttattcataccaattatcttgagaaaatgggtgggcaaagaactaaggaatcgatgtccagtcgttggaaattacttagtcaatcgtttagtacgtggagagacgccttggcacaagctagtggtaatcttcgaagtggggaaaatttaacggatcag gaacttcaagcacaagcttggtatggtgccaaaaccaaaagcaaaaacaaaacattcacccggtttgaatgttggaatattgtcaaagattgtcctaaatttagagttgtgcatgtcggtccagaagttttcatgaacagcacccctctacactctacaccTGAGCATGCCTCGCATGatcatgatgaagatgatgaagaagtgcctgaaacgccccccgttgaacaagcgtcggggtcgacccgttatccaattaggcctcaaggtaagaaggcttcaaagagaaaaggtaatgcttccaagaatgattatgcaaagtatatggaagatcttgcccgccaaggtgaattgaatttggcccgggaaatggctaaatttgaggctgataaggctagagaggatgcaaaagctgcagcttttgagagaaaatttgaagctgatgagagagaaagagaactacttcggcaagaaagggaacatagaagagaagaaagaatggctgaacgagatcgtgacattatgaaggagcctttagaagggaagtctccagactctaaatatttttggaagtcagAGAAAGCGGATGTGTtgcgaaggaggcgtgcaagagaagcgagagcaagaggagatggtcctagcaccacAAGAGAAGATTATCCTAGCAtgacaagagaagatcatcctagcaccacaaattggttaggtgatgGTTATCATCCATTCACgaacccataa